The following are encoded together in the Kwoniella europaea PYCC6329 chromosome 1, complete sequence genome:
- a CDS encoding methionyl-tRNA formyltransferase: protein MIISPSLVICSSSRPLLSRCPFSHHAKSRILNIVSHGRTAGDARAQAQARFTTSARLTKFKILFCGSDEFSVASLKAVHDARDLWDSIDVVVPPEREIGRGGKHNKTLERYTPALRQYALSNDLPSHTVPPEGIKSWTPPGPFTTPSPSHILLTASFGHIIPLRILKLFPEDHRLNVHPSLLPRWRGAAPVQWTIASGDEFTGVSVQRLVKYSRGVDAGDIVGSIKDIRVPNDATYTTFLTHLAEMGGSVLVDVLRKLRDGNATFTPQDAALITHAPKITHEAARIKWDEQSADDIDRLHRGINHQVHLWTPLLSTTTHFITLRPLPHSEYPTDLDGEIGTAHLIKDGKSRRLFVACAKGTWLEVLGVQMAGKKPLKIKDWWNGLPKDVRDQGWVKMG, encoded by the exons atgatcatctctccCTCATTGGTGATctgctcatcatcaagacCACTCCTATCGAGGTGTCCTTTCTCCCACCATGCCAAGTCTAGGATATTGAATATCGTCTCTCACGGACGGACCGCCGGCGACGCTCGAGCTCAGGCTCAAGCCAGGTTCACCACCTCCGCACGGTTAACCAAGTTCAAGATATTGTTCTGTGGATCAGATGAATTTTCAGTAGCTTCTTTGAAAGCCGTACATGATGCTAGAG ATCTGTGGGACTCGATCGATGTGGTCGTACCGCCCGAGAGGGAGATAGGCAGAGGTGGAAAACATAACAAGACTCTTGAGAGATATACTC CTGCTCTTCGGCAATATGCTCTTTCAAATGACCTGCCAAGCCACACCGTCCCTCCCGAAGGTATCAAATCTTGGACTCCTCCTGGACCATTTACTACTCCCTCCCCTTCTCATATACTATTAACAGCTTCGTTCGGGCATATCATTCCCTTACGTATACTAAAGCTGTTCCCCGAAGATCATCGGTTGAATGTCCATCCGTCTTTATTACCTCGTTGGAGAGGTGCGGCACCCGTTCAGTGGACTATTGCCAGTGGTGATGAATTTACAGGAGTGAGTGTACAGAGGTTGGTGAAGTATAGTAGAGGAGTGGATGCGGGGGATATAGTAGGTTCAATAAAAGATATC AGGGTACCAAACGATGCAACTTATACTACCTTTCTTACTCATCTAGCTGAGATGGGCGGCTCAGTACTAGTGGATGTATtgaggaagctgagagatGGGAAT GCCACATTTACCCCTCAAGATGCAGCTTTAATAACGCACGCACCGAAAATCACCCATGAGGCAGCTCGGATaaaatgggatgaacaaTCTGCAGACgatatagatagattacATAGAGGAATAAATCATCAG GTTCACCTTTGGACACCACTTCTATCCACTACAACTCACTTCATAACCCTCCGACCCCTTCCTCATTCCGAGTACCCTACAGACCTGGATGGTGAAATAGGTACAGCTCatttgatcaaagatgggaAATCACGGAGATTGTTTGTAGCATGTGCGAAAGGAACATGGTTGGAAGTGCTGGGAGTTCAAATGGCCGGGAAGAAACCTTTGAAAATCAAAGATTGGTGGAATGGATTACCTAAGGATGTAAGAGATCAGggatgggtgaagatgggatga